A portion of the Chloroflexaceae bacterium genome contains these proteins:
- a CDS encoding DUF4350 domain-containing protein, producing MRRDVIILAGLFAVLALFIALGPGRAASVPGTGASSHASGPQGALALYRWIDALGYDVRRLQYRERFAPDPAAAVLIVLGPGERYTLDEATAVAEWVEDGGILVLADNRPGQLAGAAALFRAFDLELFAPPQDQLPEPAPVLQPVFNDPPAQAVVAEATTALRTTRADAVPLVGAGAAPLVLGLPYGAGYVFASATLHPFTNRGLNEGDNAAMVLNMLRRAPPGGRVVFDEYHHGFISQPSLRSLLLGTPWGWAILYIALMLAAYLALTGRRFGRPAPLREETARRSSAEYLESMAGLLRRAGRRDALQAHYRATFKRRLARASGLNPHLDDAAFLAALAAIAPERAERAGALLAAMAAPVASDAVLLRLVAEADQMVDVKAGIAE from the coding sequence ATGCGGCGTGATGTGATTATCCTCGCTGGCCTGTTTGCCGTTCTGGCGTTGTTCATCGCCCTGGGACCGGGACGGGCCGCCAGTGTGCCCGGTACCGGGGCAAGCAGCCATGCCAGCGGGCCGCAAGGCGCGCTGGCCCTCTACCGCTGGATTGACGCCCTCGGCTATGACGTTCGCCGGTTACAGTACCGCGAGCGCTTCGCGCCCGACCCTGCAGCCGCCGTGCTGATCGTCCTCGGCCCTGGCGAGCGCTATACCCTCGACGAAGCGACCGCAGTGGCGGAATGGGTTGAGGACGGCGGCATCCTGGTGCTGGCCGATAACCGTCCCGGACAACTGGCGGGGGCGGCGGCGTTGTTTCGGGCCTTCGATCTGGAACTCTTCGCCCCGCCGCAGGACCAGTTGCCGGAACCTGCACCGGTTCTCCAGCCTGTCTTCAACGACCCGCCAGCGCAGGCCGTGGTTGCCGAGGCTACCACCGCCCTCCGTACCACCCGCGCCGACGCTGTGCCCCTGGTTGGCGCCGGCGCCGCGCCGCTGGTGCTGGGCCTGCCGTATGGCGCCGGCTACGTCTTCGCCAGCGCCACTCTGCATCCCTTCACTAACCGTGGACTGAACGAGGGCGACAACGCCGCCATGGTGCTAAACATGCTCCGGCGCGCGCCTCCGGGCGGGCGCGTGGTTTTCGACGAATACCACCACGGGTTCATCAGCCAGCCCTCACTGCGGTCGCTGCTGCTCGGGACCCCCTGGGGGTGGGCCATCCTCTACATCGCCCTGATGCTGGCAGCCTATCTGGCGCTCACAGGTCGGCGCTTTGGCCGGCCGGCGCCGCTTCGCGAGGAGACAGCGCGGCGCAGCAGCGCCGAATATCTGGAAAGCATGGCCGGTCTGCTGCGCCGCGCCGGGCGCCGCGACGCGCTCCAGGCCCACTACCGCGCGACGTTCAAACGGCGCCTGGCCCGCGCCAGTGGGCTGAATCCTCATCTCGACGACGCAGCCTTCCTCGCTGCTCTGGCCGCCATCGCCCCGGAGCGCGCCGAACGCGCCGGCGCCTTGCTGGCGGCCATGGCCGCCCCGGTCGCCAGCGATGCCGTGCTCCTGCGTCTGGTGGCCGAGGCCGACCAGATGGTGGACGTCAAAGCGGGGATTGCAGAATAA
- a CDS encoding DUF4129 domain-containing protein, translating to MLRRSITTYLSFAALVAALALSLASVVPVAAQEATLSLAAYEQALREAHAAAERGDRISLELVAPRLIAATAVALPGGGSAPADNRWLAEELARPEPRLPLIAARLGALIDTLSSAGPSPPDDALERLEEILSRPPFARAEPQPREPGPLDQFFERLGHLLDGLVDPIGEAAGPSATVAGWMLLAAGAALVIAVLWLWLRGLRRTLRVETRLDARPDVTTRTAAEARDRADELARQGNYREAVRVLALAALLWLDERGRLRYEPHQTNREHLARLRDQPPLYERLAPVVETADRVWYGGAPIDDRGYAEYARRVSELRERASDAA from the coding sequence ATGCTCCGTCGCTCCATCACCACGTACCTCTCGTTCGCCGCGCTGGTTGCAGCATTGGCGCTTTCGCTGGCGTCGGTCGTGCCCGTGGCCGCTCAGGAGGCCACGCTCAGCCTGGCGGCCTACGAACAGGCCCTGCGCGAAGCGCACGCGGCCGCCGAACGGGGCGATCGCATCAGCCTGGAGCTGGTTGCCCCGCGGCTGATCGCCGCCACCGCGGTGGCGCTCCCCGGCGGCGGAAGCGCGCCAGCGGATAATCGCTGGCTGGCCGAGGAACTGGCGCGCCCCGAGCCGCGCCTTCCCCTGATCGCCGCGCGCCTCGGCGCCCTCATCGACACCCTTTCGAGCGCCGGTCCGTCGCCGCCCGATGATGCCCTGGAACGACTGGAGGAGATCCTCTCCCGTCCGCCTTTCGCCCGGGCCGAGCCGCAGCCGCGCGAACCCGGCCCGCTCGACCAGTTCTTCGAGCGTCTGGGGCATCTGTTAGATGGCCTGGTTGACCCCATTGGCGAGGCGGCTGGCCCCTCCGCGACGGTCGCCGGCTGGATGTTGCTCGCTGCCGGCGCCGCTCTGGTAATCGCCGTGCTGTGGCTGTGGCTGCGGGGCCTGCGCCGGACGCTGCGGGTGGAGACCCGGCTGGACGCCCGGCCCGACGTGACGACCCGCACCGCCGCCGAGGCGCGCGACCGCGCCGACGAACTCGCCCGCCAGGGCAACTACCGCGAGGCCGTGCGGGTGCTGGCCCTGGCCGCCCTCCTCTGGCTCGATGAGCGCGGACGGCTGCGCTACGAACCCCACCAGACCAACCGGGAGCACCTGGCCCGCCTGCGCGACCAGCCGCCGCTGTACGAGCGCCTCGCCCCGGTCGTGGAAACCGCCGACCGGGTCTGGTACGGCGGGGCGCCGATTGACGACCGTGGGTATGCCGAGTACGCGCGCCGGGTGAGCGAACTGCGGGAGCGTGCCAGCGATGCGGCGTGA
- a CDS encoding chromosome partitioning protein has product MLIFTGPAGIAALAAAATAAATAAAGARTLLASVGPSHSIATLARIPLGGKPHPIGPGLDAWCLDPLADLARIWSTLPAKSPIVGDELPVIPGSDLFLAVANLRALGAGYDLVCVDAGPPDTLLRALGVPDTFRWTVRLLLGLDRGPGRSSASVSRALVPVGLLPFPMEWTSNLQEARVRLEQLRDETVDPTRARVRYVLRADRAGLDEARVTVPALQLFGLAVEAIIAGPMLPCTDGLSPIVEEQEHVTGEAATIWQERPLLRMPATVTPSGPEELAALGARIYADASPLPQTPLPPPVRLSGPPDPMVAIDVPGLPRETLGLTLSGDELIVRAGIYRRHILLPDGLRGVTAIKAARQGETLIVRPRK; this is encoded by the coding sequence ATGCTCATCTTCACCGGTCCTGCGGGCATCGCCGCCCTCGCCGCCGCCGCCACCGCCGCGGCTACGGCTGCCGCTGGCGCGCGGACGCTCCTCGCCAGCGTCGGGCCTTCGCATTCGATCGCAACCCTGGCCCGAATCCCCCTTGGGGGCAAACCGCACCCCATCGGGCCGGGTCTCGATGCCTGGTGCCTCGACCCGCTGGCCGATCTGGCGCGGATCTGGTCCACCCTGCCGGCGAAATCGCCTATCGTGGGCGATGAACTGCCGGTGATCCCCGGCAGCGACCTGTTCCTCGCCGTGGCCAACCTGCGAGCGCTGGGCGCCGGCTACGATCTTGTCTGTGTTGACGCCGGGCCGCCCGATACGCTGCTCCGCGCCCTTGGCGTGCCTGACACCTTTCGCTGGACGGTACGCCTGCTCCTCGGCCTCGACCGTGGTCCGGGCCGCTCCAGCGCGTCAGTCTCGCGCGCTCTAGTGCCGGTCGGCTTGCTGCCCTTTCCGATGGAGTGGACCAGCAACCTCCAGGAGGCCCGGGTGCGCCTGGAACAGCTCCGTGACGAAACGGTGGACCCCACGCGAGCCAGGGTGCGTTACGTGCTGCGGGCGGATCGCGCCGGCCTGGACGAGGCGCGGGTAACTGTGCCCGCGCTGCAACTCTTCGGCCTGGCGGTTGAGGCGATTATTGCCGGGCCGATGCTCCCGTGCACCGATGGGCTTTCGCCTATCGTTGAGGAGCAGGAGCATGTTACCGGCGAGGCCGCCACCATCTGGCAGGAACGCCCCCTGCTCCGGATGCCGGCGACGGTAACGCCCTCCGGCCCTGAGGAACTGGCCGCTCTCGGCGCGCGGATCTACGCCGACGCCTCGCCGCTTCCCCAGACACCGCTGCCGCCGCCGGTGCGCCTTAGCGGGCCGCCCGACCCGATGGTGGCGATTGATGTTCCAGGCCTCCCGCGCGAGACCCTCGGCCTGACCCTCAGCGGCGACGAGTTAATCGTCCGCGCGGGGATCTACCGGCGCCACATTCTGCTCCCCGATGGCCTGCGCGGCGTTACGGCGATCAAGGCCGCCCGCCAGGGTGAGACGTTGATCGTCCGCCCGCGCAAGTAA
- the aroC gene encoding chorismate synthase, producing the protein MPGNSFGQAFRLTTWGESHGPAVGCTVDGCPAGLPLGEEDVQRELDRRRVGQSKVSSQRQEADRVQILSGVFEGRTTGTPISMLVYNTDAKPGHYEAIKDLYRPGHADYTWEAKYGFRDWRGGGRSSARETIGRVAGGAVARKLLAQIGVQIIAYTLQLEELRAQTFDEAEIERNVMRCPDPQVAALMVERVDQARRALDSLGGIVEVRARGVPPGLGEPVFDKLQADIGKAMFSIPAIKGVEFGEGFEVARMRGSQHNDPFVRRDDGSIGTLSNHHGGILGGISTGEEIVVRLAAKPPASIARPQATVDRAGNPATIEVHGRHDPTVLPRLVPIAEAMLALVLADHWLRQRLARM; encoded by the coding sequence ATGCCAGGCAACAGTTTTGGACAGGCATTTCGCCTCACCACCTGGGGCGAGTCGCACGGACCGGCGGTGGGCTGCACGGTTGACGGCTGTCCGGCGGGGCTGCCGCTTGGCGAGGAGGACGTGCAGCGAGAACTGGATCGGCGCCGCGTGGGGCAGAGCAAGGTCAGTTCGCAGCGCCAGGAGGCCGACCGGGTGCAGATCCTCTCCGGGGTTTTCGAGGGCCGGACCACGGGGACGCCGATCAGCATGCTCGTGTACAACACCGATGCCAAACCGGGGCACTACGAGGCGATCAAGGACCTGTACCGCCCTGGCCACGCCGATTACACCTGGGAGGCCAAGTACGGCTTCCGCGACTGGCGGGGCGGGGGGCGTTCCAGCGCCCGCGAGACGATCGGGCGCGTCGCCGGAGGCGCGGTGGCGCGCAAGCTACTGGCGCAGATCGGCGTGCAGATTATCGCCTACACCCTGCAACTCGAGGAACTGCGCGCCCAGACCTTCGATGAGGCGGAGATCGAGCGGAATGTGATGCGCTGTCCCGATCCGCAGGTGGCGGCCCTGATGGTTGAACGGGTGGATCAGGCTCGCCGCGCCCTCGACTCGCTCGGCGGCATCGTCGAGGTGCGCGCCCGCGGGGTGCCGCCCGGCCTGGGCGAACCGGTCTTCGACAAGCTCCAGGCGGATATCGGCAAGGCCATGTTTTCGATCCCGGCGATCAAAGGCGTGGAGTTCGGAGAAGGCTTCGAGGTGGCGCGCATGCGCGGCTCGCAGCACAACGACCCCTTCGTGCGTCGCGATGACGGAAGCATTGGCACGCTGAGCAATCACCACGGCGGCATCCTCGGCGGCATCTCCACGGGCGAGGAGATCGTCGTGCGCCTGGCGGCCAAACCGCCGGCCAGCATCGCCCGGCCCCAGGCCACGGTGGACCGCGCGGGCAATCCGGCGACTATCGAGGTGCACGGGCGCCACGATCCGACCGTGCTGCCGCGACTGGTGCCAATCGCCGAAGCGATGCTGGCGCTGGTGCTCGCCGATCACTGGCTGCGGCAGCGCCTGGCGCGCATGTGA
- a CDS encoding cystathionine gamma-synthase: protein MPDHGFSTRAIHAGQEPDPATGAVIVPIYQTSTFAQEAVGVHKGYDYARSGNPTRTALETALASLEGGAHGLCFASGLAAETTIALALLRSGDHVLCGDDVYGGTYRLFKRVLEDKGISTSFVDTRDPEQVAAALRPATRLIWLETPTNPLLKLADIAAISAIGRQHGALTVVDNTFASPACQRPLELGADIVLHSTTKYLGGHSDVVGGAIITSNDEVADRLRFVQNAAGATPGPFDCWLVLRGIKTLALRMRQHGENALAIARFLQGHPAVTQVFYPGLPEHPQYDLACRQMYGFSGMVSFVPAGGAPAAHRLVTRTRLFTLAESLGGVESLIEVPAAMTHASVAGSPLEVPAGLVRLSVGIEDVDDLLADLEQALAADE from the coding sequence ATGCCTGACCACGGTTTTTCCACTCGCGCCATTCACGCCGGCCAGGAACCTGACCCCGCCACCGGCGCGGTAATCGTCCCGATCTACCAGACCAGCACCTTTGCCCAGGAAGCCGTGGGCGTGCATAAGGGCTATGACTATGCCCGCTCTGGCAATCCCACCCGCACCGCCCTGGAAACAGCCCTTGCCTCGCTGGAGGGTGGCGCGCACGGCCTCTGCTTCGCCTCCGGTCTGGCCGCTGAGACCACCATTGCCCTTGCCCTGCTCCGGTCGGGCGATCATGTGCTCTGCGGCGACGACGTGTACGGCGGCACTTACCGCCTCTTCAAGCGTGTGCTGGAAGACAAGGGCATCAGCACCAGTTTTGTTGACACTCGCGACCCGGAGCAGGTAGCGGCGGCGCTACGCCCTGCCACGCGCCTGATCTGGCTCGAAACGCCCACCAACCCGCTCCTGAAGCTGGCCGACATCGCTGCGATCAGCGCTATCGGGCGCCAGCACGGCGCCCTGACAGTGGTTGATAATACGTTCGCCTCTCCCGCCTGCCAGCGCCCGCTCGAACTGGGCGCTGATATCGTGCTCCATTCCACTACCAAATACCTCGGCGGGCATTCCGATGTCGTCGGTGGGGCCATTATCACTTCCAACGACGAGGTCGCCGACCGGCTGCGCTTTGTGCAGAATGCCGCCGGGGCCACGCCCGGCCCCTTCGATTGCTGGCTGGTGCTGCGGGGGATCAAGACCCTCGCTCTGCGCATGCGCCAGCACGGCGAGAATGCCCTCGCCATTGCCCGCTTCCTCCAGGGCCATCCCGCCGTGACCCAGGTCTTCTACCCCGGCCTGCCGGAACATCCGCAGTATGACCTGGCCTGCCGCCAGATGTACGGCTTCAGCGGCATGGTCTCGTTTGTGCCCGCGGGAGGCGCGCCCGCCGCCCATCGTCTCGTTACCCGCACGCGCCTCTTCACCCTCGCTGAAAGTCTCGGCGGCGTCGAGAGCCTCATCGAGGTCCCTGCCGCCATGACCCACGCCTCCGTCGCCGGCTCGCCCCTGGAGGTGCCCGCCGGCCTGGTGCGCCTCAGCGTCGGGATCGAGGATGTAGACGACCTTCTCGCCGATCTGGAACAGGCTCTGGCAGCCGACGAGTGA
- a CDS encoding Crp/Fnr family transcriptional regulator, translated as MTNEPAIHYVTAGDIFAQLGVAERAEIERLISYNIYPAGQIFHSPNEVGEQLFVLRSGRVRIYKLSPEGRALTLMVLEPVTIFGEMTLVGQWLHDTFAEAMTECVIGLIGRDTLRRILEQHPRVAIAFMELMGQRLRAMENKLADIAFKNVAQRLASVLLNLAGLPSQPAELPARPPMVVRYTHQQLAEMIGSYRETVTKAIGELREAGMIRIDDDVISLIDVEQLQRLAGRQ; from the coding sequence ATGACCAATGAACCCGCCATCCACTACGTTACCGCTGGCGACATCTTCGCCCAGCTCGGCGTCGCCGAGCGGGCTGAGATTGAACGTCTGATCAGCTACAACATCTACCCGGCCGGACAGATCTTCCATTCACCGAACGAGGTCGGCGAACAACTCTTTGTGCTGCGCTCCGGGCGCGTGCGGATCTACAAACTCTCGCCGGAGGGTCGCGCGCTGACGCTCATGGTGCTCGAACCGGTGACGATCTTCGGCGAGATGACCCTGGTGGGGCAGTGGCTCCACGACACCTTCGCCGAAGCCATGACCGAGTGCGTCATCGGGCTGATCGGCCGCGACACCCTGCGTCGCATTCTGGAACAACATCCGCGGGTGGCTATCGCCTTCATGGAACTGATGGGCCAGCGCCTGCGCGCCATGGAGAACAAACTGGCCGACATCGCCTTTAAAAACGTGGCCCAGCGCCTCGCCAGCGTGCTCCTCAACCTGGCGGGACTGCCATCCCAACCTGCGGAGTTGCCTGCCAGGCCGCCCATGGTGGTGCGCTACACCCACCAGCAACTCGCCGAGATGATCGGCTCGTATCGCGAGACCGTCACCAAAGCGATCGGCGAGCTGCGCGAAGCCGGAATGATCCGCATTGACGACGATGTGATCTCGTTGATTGACGTGGAACAGTTGCAGCGTCTTGCCGGTCGGCAATAA
- a CDS encoding prephenate dehydrogenase/arogenate dehydrogenase family protein, with the protein MIRISIIGLGLIGASLGMALRNADPAESPLGPVEVVGFDRNTGTVRAARGRLAIDREARSLAEAVRDTQMVVVATPVLAVREVFKDLGPLLPPGVVVTDVASTKTEVVRWAAELLPAGVAYVGGHPMAGKERAGVEAADPDLFKGAIYCLTTPPQANRGAVEAVEALVRAVGAKPYYIDPEEHDAYVAGISHLPMLLSVGLVEVTGRSPAWKELAPLAATGFRDVSRLASGDPEMHRDICLTNAPGITRWLNEMISFLVDLRDQIAGGDAAALEDLLRRARAQRDAWLESRPHLRPGEEAFLQQPEVERPNLFAFRWPNRRE; encoded by the coding sequence ATGATCCGCATCAGTATCATCGGCCTGGGTTTGATCGGCGCTTCGCTGGGGATGGCCCTGCGTAACGCCGACCCCGCCGAGTCGCCTCTCGGCCCGGTGGAGGTGGTGGGCTTCGACCGCAACACTGGAACGGTGCGGGCGGCCCGCGGGCGTCTGGCGATTGACCGTGAGGCGCGCTCGCTGGCCGAGGCAGTGCGCGATACGCAGATGGTGGTGGTGGCAACGCCGGTGCTGGCCGTGCGCGAGGTGTTCAAGGACCTGGGACCATTGTTGCCGCCAGGGGTTGTCGTGACCGACGTCGCCAGCACCAAGACGGAAGTTGTCCGCTGGGCCGCGGAGTTGTTGCCGGCAGGGGTCGCGTATGTAGGCGGGCACCCCATGGCGGGCAAAGAACGCGCTGGAGTCGAAGCTGCCGATCCCGACCTGTTCAAGGGGGCGATCTACTGCCTGACGACACCGCCGCAGGCGAACCGCGGCGCGGTGGAGGCGGTCGAGGCGCTGGTGCGCGCAGTGGGCGCGAAACCCTACTACATTGACCCCGAAGAACACGATGCGTATGTTGCGGGTATCTCGCACCTGCCGATGCTGCTCTCAGTGGGATTGGTGGAGGTGACCGGGCGCAGCCCGGCGTGGAAGGAACTCGCGCCGCTGGCCGCGACCGGGTTCCGCGATGTTTCGCGGCTGGCTTCGGGCGACCCGGAGATGCACCGCGACATCTGCCTGACCAATGCGCCGGGCATCACCCGCTGGCTCAACGAGATGATCAGCTTCCTGGTGGACCTGCGCGACCAGATTGCAGGCGGCGACGCAGCGGCGCTGGAGGATCTGCTGCGCCGGGCCAGGGCGCAGCGCGACGCCTGGCTCGAATCGCGACCGCATCTGCGTCCCGGCGAAGAAGCCTTTTTACAGCAACCCGAGGTGGAGCGCCCCAATCTGTTTGCCTTTCGCTGGCCCAACCGGCGAGAGTGA
- the argB gene encoding acetylglutamate kinase, translated as MASITVVKIGGNELDDPAFLEGLSAAVAAFNGPLVLVHGGGKEISAALDRAGLPVQFIEGLRVTSPEAMEIMQAVVCGTINKRLVAALVARGVRAAGLSGIDLGLLRCAPYRPGGADLGRVGVVTGVDVAAIRAMLALGWLPVFAPVAMGEADGLSYNINADMVAQAIAGALGDTELVFVSNVPGVILDGGIAAWLDAAAVEAAIGSGAISGGMIPKVRAALDALGAGAVAARITNLAGFAAGGTRIVRLLEESSGTVTGSSDDQ; from the coding sequence GTGGCGTCGATCACCGTCGTAAAGATTGGCGGCAACGAACTGGACGATCCGGCCTTTCTGGAGGGCCTGAGCGCCGCCGTGGCCGCCTTCAACGGGCCGCTGGTGCTGGTGCACGGCGGCGGCAAGGAGATCAGCGCCGCCCTTGACCGCGCCGGCCTGCCGGTGCAGTTCATCGAGGGTCTGCGGGTCACCTCGCCTGAGGCGATGGAGATTATGCAGGCGGTGGTCTGCGGTACCATCAACAAGCGCCTGGTGGCCGCTCTGGTTGCGCGCGGCGTGCGCGCAGCGGGTCTCAGCGGCATTGACCTGGGGTTGCTGCGCTGCGCGCCCTACCGCCCTGGCGGCGCCGACCTGGGCCGCGTCGGGGTGGTTACCGGCGTTGATGTCGCCGCCATCCGCGCCATGCTCGCCCTGGGCTGGCTGCCCGTCTTCGCGCCGGTGGCTATGGGTGAGGCCGATGGGCTGAGCTACAACATCAACGCCGACATGGTCGCCCAGGCCATCGCCGGGGCGCTGGGCGACACGGAACTGGTCTTTGTCAGCAATGTGCCTGGCGTGATTCTCGACGGAGGGATCGCCGCCTGGCTCGATGCCGCGGCCGTAGAGGCGGCCATTGGCAGCGGGGCCATCAGCGGCGGCATGATCCCCAAGGTGCGCGCCGCCCTCGACGCGCTCGGCGCCGGCGCCGTCGCCGCGCGCATCACCAACCTCGCCGGGTTCGCCGCGGGCGGCACGCGAATCGTCAGGTTGCTCGAAGAGTCGTCCGGCACGGTTACAGGTTCCTCCGATGACCAATGA
- a CDS encoding TPM domain-containing protein — MRQLIRLAAALSLLLLLAVPALAQGQLIIRDPGGRLDRNAVERAARPLLDRGAAVAVYVVDDGGPDDFTERLVDDGLMRSDGAMRTNAIAIYVALNQRYSEIGYGDDWAAALKVNDNAEYIRTTALNPGLSAGDFTRGVTTALGAIEESIRNPPQPGGGINIDPTPIIIGAGGLAALGAGGYALVRQRRAAKARAAARQRLKDAREEAAALITALGQRFNAAAEKAKFDRVSYPPAEVERLSQLQRAASDRFAAVQLRFKETAEQLERREKPTNEQLLQAAATYEAIAAEAKAVGEDLAVVERLRAELDAKARQAREEVERAKKA, encoded by the coding sequence ATGCGCCAGTTGATCCGTCTTGCAGCCGCTCTGTCCCTCCTGCTGCTGCTGGCGGTTCCGGCCCTCGCCCAGGGTCAGTTGATTATCCGCGACCCCGGCGGGCGCCTGGACCGGAACGCCGTGGAGCGGGCCGCCCGTCCCCTGCTCGACCGGGGGGCCGCCGTGGCGGTCTACGTGGTGGACGACGGCGGTCCCGACGATTTTACCGAGCGCCTGGTTGACGATGGCCTGATGCGCAGCGACGGCGCAATGCGCACCAATGCCATTGCCATCTACGTAGCGCTCAACCAGCGCTACAGCGAGATCGGTTATGGGGATGACTGGGCTGCGGCGCTCAAGGTCAACGACAATGCCGAGTACATCCGCACCACTGCCCTCAACCCCGGTCTCTCCGCTGGCGATTTTACCCGCGGCGTGACCACGGCTCTTGGCGCCATTGAGGAGTCCATCAGGAATCCGCCGCAACCCGGGGGAGGCATCAACATTGATCCGACGCCGATCATCATTGGCGCTGGCGGCCTGGCGGCCCTGGGCGCGGGCGGCTACGCCCTGGTCCGCCAGCGGCGCGCGGCGAAGGCCCGCGCCGCCGCCCGGCAGCGGCTCAAGGATGCGCGCGAGGAAGCCGCGGCGCTTATCACCGCTCTCGGCCAGCGTTTCAACGCCGCCGCGGAGAAGGCGAAGTTCGACCGTGTCTCCTACCCCCCGGCCGAGGTCGAACGACTCAGCCAGCTCCAGCGCGCCGCCAGCGATCGCTTCGCCGCCGTCCAGCTCCGCTTTAAGGAAACGGCCGAGCAGTTGGAGCGCCGTGAGAAGCCCACCAACGAGCAGTTGCTTCAGGCCGCCGCCACCTACGAAGCGATTGCGGCTGAGGCAAAGGCCGTCGGCGAGGATCTGGCGGTGGTGGAGCGACTCCGCGCCGAGCTTGATGCAAAGGCCCGTCAGGCGCGCGAGGAGGTTGAGCGGGCAAAAAAAGCCTGA
- a CDS encoding aminotransferase class I/II-fold pyridoxal phosphate-dependent enzyme, with the protein MNEQRDRPPWRLETSLVHAGERAAAPQAMPTTTPIYTTSTYLYPSLAELDAAFASGSGYLYARYGNPTVAALESAVAAVEGARGAVAYASGMAALHAALLAAATPRGETAPRPRTILAARDLYGATTVLLEEMFVARGAVVAYADMCDLGAVEAALADLRPEVVLVEQLSNPLLRVVDVAGLATCCRAAGARLVVDSTIATPVLQRPLSLGADIVVHSATKYLSGHGDTLGGVAAARTALLHDTLARQARLLGAALGPFEAQQTLRGLKTLALRFERQCASAARIAAFLEGHPAVVRVYYPGLPGHPQHALAAAAFGGRFGGLVSFELAGDSAALQRFVDGLRLFLPATTLGDIYSLVSVPAIASHRELGAERRAERGISEMLVRLSVGIEAVEDLIADLEAALELI; encoded by the coding sequence GTGAACGAACAGCGCGACAGGCCGCCTTGGCGTCTGGAAACCAGTCTGGTGCATGCCGGGGAGCGCGCCGCCGCTCCGCAGGCCATGCCCACGACGACGCCGATTTACACCACCAGCACCTACCTTTACCCCTCGCTGGCCGAGCTTGATGCCGCCTTCGCCAGCGGTTCGGGCTACCTCTATGCGCGCTACGGCAACCCCACCGTAGCCGCGCTGGAGAGCGCCGTCGCAGCCGTCGAGGGCGCACGGGGAGCGGTGGCCTACGCCTCGGGGATGGCCGCCCTGCACGCCGCCCTGCTCGCCGCGGCCACGCCCCGCGGCGAAACCGCTCCCCGGCCACGCACTATCCTCGCCGCCCGCGACCTCTACGGGGCAACCACGGTCCTGCTGGAAGAAATGTTCGTGGCCCGCGGCGCGGTGGTGGCCTATGCCGACATGTGCGACCTTGGCGCGGTTGAGGCGGCCCTGGCCGATCTGCGTCCAGAGGTGGTTCTCGTTGAGCAACTCTCCAACCCGCTGCTGCGGGTGGTGGACGTGGCGGGTCTGGCGACCTGTTGCCGGGCGGCGGGGGCGCGGCTGGTGGTTGACAGCACCATTGCCACCCCCGTGCTGCAACGCCCGTTGAGTCTGGGAGCCGACATTGTAGTGCACAGCGCAACCAAGTATCTTTCCGGCCATGGCGACACGCTCGGCGGCGTGGCCGCTGCGCGCACCGCCCTGTTGCACGACACCCTGGCGCGACAGGCGCGGCTCCTGGGCGCCGCGCTGGGGCCGTTCGAGGCTCAGCAGACGCTGCGCGGCCTGAAGACGCTGGCGCTGCGCTTTGAGCGCCAGTGCGCCAGCGCCGCGCGTATCGCCGCTTTTCTTGAAGGCCATCCCGCCGTGGTGCGGGTCTACTACCCCGGTCTCCCCGGACACCCCCAGCACGCCCTGGCGGCGGCGGCCTTCGGCGGGCGCTTCGGCGGCCTGGTGAGTTTCGAACTGGCCGGTGATTCGGCAGCCCTGCAACGCTTCGTGGACGGGTTGCGGCTGTTCCTGCCCGCCACCACCCTGGGCGATATCTACAGCCTGGTGAGCGTGCCAGCCATCGCCTCGCACCGCGAACTCGGCGCCGAGCGGCGCGCCGAACGGGGCATCAGCGAGATGCTGGTGCGTCTCTCGGTCGGCATCGAGGCGGTTGAGGACCTGATTGCCGATCTGGAAGCGGCGCTGGAGTTGATATGA